A single Anopheles funestus chromosome 2RL, idAnoFuneDA-416_04, whole genome shotgun sequence DNA region contains:
- the LOC125762074 gene encoding phenoloxidase-activating factor 2-like: MDIIVCLLSSDVNDRKSTRSVLKTKPKPVMVSIYIELVLLASSVYSVAALSTIEHNPAFNFPQDGASPNNDLTRQAFNVSNGITSGVLTGVVPLQTGILPNIVNTGVTTGQTCICVPTGRCNTTSTGGTTDGAGQLDVRIVSNPTANTGVTIGSTTTTTTSAVASVIGVNIVSPASCQSGLERCCLAGSYQCGLQYPPVANSPAVTANQASYGEYPWQVVLLGPGDVYVGSGALIDNLHVLTAAHKISDYTSGSRTLKVRLGEWDAASTSEPLPVQEYNVARYFVHPSFNSANLRNDIAILRLSGTVTLGTTPTIATACLPVTSFVGSRCWVSGWGKNDFVSGAFQSIPKEVDVPIVNSVNCQTALRTTRLGANFVLDTTSFICAGGELGKDACTGDGGSPLVCSLNGRWYVVGLVAWGIGCGANGIPGVYVNVASYIPWITSTIATV, from the exons ATGGACATAATCGTGTGTCTGCTTTCGTCTGATGTAAACGACCGTAAAAGCACCAGAAGcgtattgaaaacaaaacccaaacctGTGATGGTTTCCATTTATATAGAGCTGGTCCTTTTGGCCAGCAGTGTCTACAGCGTTGCTGCACTTTCTACCATCGAACACAACCCAGCGTTCAATTTCCCTCAGGATGGAGCTTCACCAAACAATG ACCTCACACGACAGGCCTTTAATGTGAGCAATGGTATTACCAGCGGTGTCCTTACGGGTGTCGTACCGTTGCAGACAG GTATTCTACCGAACATTGTTAACACCGGTGTAACTACAGGGCAGACGTGCATTTGTGTACCAACTGGCCGGTGTAATACAACAAGCACTGGTGGTACAACGGACGGTGCTGGTCAGTTAGACGTTAGGATTGTATCGAAC CCAACCGCCAATACAGGGGTAACGATTGGCTCAACGACCACAACTACCACAAGTGCCGTCGCATCAGTGATTGGAGTCAACATCGTCTCACCTGCGAGCTGTCAATCTGGGCTGGAACGTTGCTGTCTGGCTGGCAGCTACCAGTGTGGCCTGCAGTATCCACCAGTTGCAAACTCCCCTGCAGTTACTGCCAACCAGGCTAGCTACGGTGAGTATCCTTGGCAGGTGGTATTGCTCGGACCGGGTGACGTATACGTTGGTTCCGGTGCGCTTATTGACAATCTACACGTGCTGACCGCTGCTCACAAAATTTCGGACTACAC TTCCGGCAGTCGAACGCTTAAGGTACGTCTTGGCGAATGGGATGCAGCATCCACGTCGGAACCCTTGCCCGTCCAAGAGTACAATGTGGCGCGGTACTTTGTACATCCGAGCTTTAATTCGGCTAACCTGCGCAACGACATTGCCATCTTGCGTCTGTCAGGAACGGTAACACTCGGTACAACGCCAACAATTGCAACCGCGTGTCTGCCCGTCACTTCCTTTGTTGGTAGCCGCTGTTGGGTATCCGGCTGGGGTAAGAATGATTTCGTTAGCGGCGCGTTCCAGTCGATCCCGAAAGAGGTGGACGTACCGATCGTAAATTCGGTCAACTGTCAAACGGCACTACGGACGACGCGTCTCGGTGCAAACTTTGTGCTCGATACGACGAGCTTTATCTGCGCTGGAGGTGAACTGGGCAAGGATGCTTGCACGGGAGATGGCGGATCACCGTTGGTCTGTTCGCTCAATGGACGCTGGTATGTGGTGGGTTTGGTAGCTTGGGGTATCGGTTGCGGAGCGAACGGTATACCTGGGGTTTACGTTAACGTGGCATCCTATATCCCGTGGATCACGAGTACGATCGCCACCGTTTAA
- the LOC125762081 gene encoding uncharacterized protein LOC125762081: MSRALLVIPQRLLSIVRCNQVSLITRHSSKMSEQTESNIVKGADSWFNKYTAVESSPEGTFKGVKDRFNGITVDSCMETCSPESFPSVLKRSLEHWIQSKHRGIWFKVHLTAASWIPELVNNGFQFHHAKNSFVMLYRWLPTDETANIPPYSHTMVGVGALVINERNQVLVVSENNALIVGSWKLPGGYVEPNENFIDAAIREVAEETNIRTAFESVISIRHAHGAGFGCSDLYIVMALTPLSEEITKCNREIAKCEWMDVNEYLAHPKVHETNRNFVRTYLEYKRHGLRIDCTEEMHQVLRKRYNIYSIAKVPEGGNVTSSSSKTGTFKL; this comes from the exons ATGAGTAGAGCGCTTTTGGTCATTCCGCAACGCTTGCTATCAATCGTCCGATGTAACCAGGTTTCATTGATAACGCGCCATTCGAGCAAAATGAGCGAACAAACGGAGAGTAACATTGTAAAGGGTGCTGATAGTTGGTTCAACAA ATACACAGCCGTAGAGAGCTCTCCCGAGGGCACGTTTAAAGGGGTGAAGGATCGGTTCAATGGCATCACGGTTGACTCATGCATGGAAACCTGCAGTCCCGAAAGTTTTCCATCCGTCCTGAAAC GATCCCTCGAGCATTGGATTCAAAGCAAACACCGGGGCATTTGGTTCAAGGTCCACTTGACCGCAGCTAGCTGGATACCGGAACTAGTTAAT AATGGATTTCAATTCCATCATGCCAAAAATTCGTTTGTGATGCTGTACCGCTGGCTTCCCACGGACGAAACGGCCAACATTCCACCCTACTCGCATACGATGGTAGGTGTCGGGGCGCTTGTGATAAACGAACGGAACCAGGTGCTGGTGGTTAGCGAAAACAATGCCCTAATCGTTGGGTCATGGAAATTACCGGGAGGCTATGTGGAACCAA atgaaaattttattgacGCTGCTATCAGGGAAGTGGCCGAGGAAACGAACATTCGTACCGCGTTCGAATCGGTCATCTCGATACGGCACGCACACGGTGCCGGTTTCGGCTGTTCCGATCTGTACATCGTCATGGCACTAACGCCACTGTCGGAAGAAATAACGAAATGCAACCGAGAGATTGCCAAATGTGAATGGATGGATGTGAACGAGTATCTGGCCCATCCGAAGGTACACGAAACGAATAGAAATTTTGTACGAACGTACCTGGAGTACAAACGGCACGGTTTACGCATTGACTGTACGGAGGAAATGCATCAAGTGTTGAGGAAACGGTACAATATCTACTCAATTGCCAAGGTCCCGGAGGGCGGCAATGTTACCAGTAGTTCCAGTAAAACCGGCACATTCAAATTATAG